ACTCTTTTTTTTGAACTCTGCCTTCTTGCTTATTTTTATTCTTTACTTTTTACTTGATTCAAGTCTTTGCTGGAATCAACAGAACCTTATATTATGTATTTAATCTTCGATACCGAAACCACGGGTCTTCCCAAACGTTGGGACGCCCCTATAACTGACACCGACAATTGGCCTAGATGTATCCAGATCGCTTGGCAATTGCACGATGATATGGGCAAGTGTATCGAGCATCAAGACTACTTGGTCCAACCTGAAGGATTCAATATTCCCTATGAGGCGGAGCAGATCCATGGAATTTCAACAGCACTGGCCGAACAAGAGGGTATTCCATTGAATGAAGTACTTGAACGTTTTAATGAAGCGCTTTCTAAGGCAAAGTTTGTTGTTGGACAAAATGTAGGGTTTGATGTAAATATCATGGGAGCGGAATTCCATCGCGAAAATGTGGAGAACCCATTACAAGAACTTCCTGTTTTGGACACTTGTACCGAAGCAACCGCCGAACTTTGCAAGATTCCAGGGGGCCGTGGCGGTAAATTTAAGCTCCCCACGCTTACAGAACTGCATGAACACCTTTTTGGAGAACCTTTTGCCGAAGCGCACAACGCAACTGCCGATGTGGAAGCTACGACAAGATGTTTTTTGGAGTTGGTTCGAAAGAAGCAGTATTCCATAAATGAACTGGATGTACAACCCGATTATTTTGAACATTTTTCAGAAGCCAATCCACAGGTAATTGAACTTATTGGTCTAAAGCACATCAATCTCAAAAAAGCTTCTAAAAAAATTGCCGATACGCTTTGGAAAAAAGACACCAATGAGATTTCCGAAGCTGAGATCAATGAAAATGTAGAAAATCTAGCGGATGCACCTTTTTCCCATCTTCACAACCATTCCCAGTTTTCGGTGCTTCAATCCACAATCAATATTAAAGATTTAGTAAAAGCTACAGCAAAAAATGGAATGCCGGCCGTTGCATTGACTGACCATGCAAACATGATGGGCGCTTTTCACTTTGTGAAAGAAATAAAGGCGCACAACAAGAGTGTAAAGGAAAAAAATGAGGAATCTATTTCCAAAGGGGAATCAATTCTAGAGAAAGAAATAAAGCCCATTGTTGGCTGCGAATTTTTTGTTTGTGATGACCATACCAACAAGAACGTAAAAGATTATGGTTATCAAATTGTATTACTCGCCAAAAACAAAAAGGGGTATCTAAATCTGGCAAAAATGTCTTCCATCGCTTACACGGATGGATTCTATTACGTGCCAAGAATTGACAAGAACGTAATTGAACAATACAAAGAAGACGTAATTGCGCTTACGGGAAACCTTTATGGTGAAGTACCCAATAAAATACTGAATGTCGGGGAAAATCAGGCAGAAGAAGCCCTGCTATGGTGGAAAGAACGGTTTGGTGATGATTTATATATAGAACTGATGCGTCATGGTCAGGAAGATGAAGATCGTGTCAACCAAGTTTTGATTCCATTGGCCAAAAAACATCAGATTAAATTGGTCGCTACGAACAACACCTATTATTGCGACAAAAAAGATGCTGACGCCCATGACATTTTATTGTGCGTGAAGGACGGTGAAAAACAGGCTACGCCCATAGGACGAGGACGTGGGTATCGTTATGGATTGCCAAATCAGGAATATTATTTCAAGTCTTCGGATGAAATGAAGACCTTGTTCAAAGATGCTCCCGAAGCTATCTTGAACGTGCAGGAAATCGTGGATAAGGTAGAACCTTTTGATTTGGCCAGGGACGTTCTGCTTCCAAAATTTGATATTCCTGAAGAATTTAAGGTAAAAGAAGACGAGACAGATGGGGGAAAACGAGGGGAAAATTCCTATTTGAAACACATCACTTACGAAGGCGCCAAAGAAAGATATAACGAGATTACCGATGAGATTACGGAACGAATCGATTTCGAACTAAAAACCATTGAAAATTCTGGATATCCCGGTTACTTTTTAATTGTTGAGGATTTCATACGTGAAGCCCGAAATATGGATGTGTCCGTAGGTCCGGGCCGTGGTTCGGCTGCTGGCTCTGTTGTTGCTTATTGTTTGGGAATCACTAATATCGACCCATTAAAGTACGATTTGCTTTTTGAGCGTTTCCTAAATCCGGATAGGGTGTCCATGCCCGATATCGATATTGATTTTGATGATGAAGGGCGTGGCAGGGTAATGGATTACGTAATCAATAAGTATGGAGCCAACCAAGTGGCGCAAATCATTACCTACGGTACCATGGCTGCAAAATCCTCAATTCGTGATACCGCACGAGTTCTGGATTTACCCTTGAATGATGCCGACCGTATTGCCAAGCTCATCCCGAACATGTCCAAACTGAACAAAATCTTTGGAGTGGCCGAGTCCGACCTAAAGAAAAAGTTCCGTTCAGACGATTTGGAAAAAGTGAATGAGCTTCTAAATATTTCTGAAGGGGATGACTTGGAAGGGCAAACCGTTAAAATGGCGCGCGTACTGGAAGGTTCGTTACGAAATACTGGAATCCACGCCTGCGGGGTTATCATTACCCCCGATGACATCACGAACTTCGTACCAGTCGCCACCGCCAAAGACTCAGACTTATATGTAACGCAGTTTGACAACTCAGTTGTGGAGAGCGCAGGCCTCTTGAAAATGGATTTCTTGGGACTAAAAACCCTTACGCTCATCAAGGACACCGTAAAGATCGTAAAAGCGCGTACAGGTAAGGAACTGGTTCCAGATGAGTTTCCTTTGGACGATGAAAAAACATACGAGTTGTTCCAGCGAGGAGATACCGTGGGGATTTTTCAGTACGAATCTCCCGGAATGCAAAAGCATATGAAAAACCTGAAGCCTACGGTTTTTGATGACCTTATTGCCATGAATGCGCTGTACCGGCCCGGACCAATGGAGTATATTCCCAGCTTTATTGCCCGTAAACATGGAGATGAGGAAATCACCTATGATCTTCCTGACATGGAGGAATACCTAAAGGA
The nucleotide sequence above comes from Flagellimonas sp. HMM57. Encoded proteins:
- the dnaE gene encoding DNA polymerase III subunit alpha gives rise to the protein MYLIFDTETTGLPKRWDAPITDTDNWPRCIQIAWQLHDDMGKCIEHQDYLVQPEGFNIPYEAEQIHGISTALAEQEGIPLNEVLERFNEALSKAKFVVGQNVGFDVNIMGAEFHRENVENPLQELPVLDTCTEATAELCKIPGGRGGKFKLPTLTELHEHLFGEPFAEAHNATADVEATTRCFLELVRKKQYSINELDVQPDYFEHFSEANPQVIELIGLKHINLKKASKKIADTLWKKDTNEISEAEINENVENLADAPFSHLHNHSQFSVLQSTINIKDLVKATAKNGMPAVALTDHANMMGAFHFVKEIKAHNKSVKEKNEESISKGESILEKEIKPIVGCEFFVCDDHTNKNVKDYGYQIVLLAKNKKGYLNLAKMSSIAYTDGFYYVPRIDKNVIEQYKEDVIALTGNLYGEVPNKILNVGENQAEEALLWWKERFGDDLYIELMRHGQEDEDRVNQVLIPLAKKHQIKLVATNNTYYCDKKDADAHDILLCVKDGEKQATPIGRGRGYRYGLPNQEYYFKSSDEMKTLFKDAPEAILNVQEIVDKVEPFDLARDVLLPKFDIPEEFKVKEDETDGGKRGENSYLKHITYEGAKERYNEITDEITERIDFELKTIENSGYPGYFLIVEDFIREARNMDVSVGPGRGSAAGSVVAYCLGITNIDPLKYDLLFERFLNPDRVSMPDIDIDFDDEGRGRVMDYVINKYGANQVAQIITYGTMAAKSSIRDTARVLDLPLNDADRIAKLIPNMSKLNKIFGVAESDLKKKFRSDDLEKVNELLNISEGDDLEGQTVKMARVLEGSLRNTGIHACGVIITPDDITNFVPVATAKDSDLYVTQFDNSVVESAGLLKMDFLGLKTLTLIKDTVKIVKARTGKELVPDEFPLDDEKTYELFQRGDTVGIFQYESPGMQKHMKNLKPTVFDDLIAMNALYRPGPMEYIPSFIARKHGDEEITYDLPDMEEYLKETYGITVYQEQVMLLSQKLAGFSKGDADVLRKAMGKKIFALLQKLKPQFLDGGEKNGHPRDVLEKIWKDWEAFASYAFNKSHSTCYAFIAYQTAYLKAHYPAEYMAAVLSNNMNDIKQVTFFMEECKRMGLEVLGPDVNESYYKFAVNKDNAVRFGMGAIKGVGRSAVETIVENRKEDGPYKSVFDLAKRVELRSANKKSFENLALAGGFDSFGDTHRAQYFHTEGDNITFLEKVIKSAAKYQENKNSSQMDMFGGISEAQIPEPEVPPCEDWGTMEKLRREKEVVGIYISGHPLDDFKKEIGAFCNSSVSAFTNLEHYVNRELTVAGVITDVQHRISKNGKGWGLFTLEDYTDTYEFRIFGEEYLKFRHFFMINSFVHMKAFVREGWVNRETGKKGDPRLQFNDFKQLQDVMDAYAKKLTIKLNIDALQEKRIQILKDTLTSHKGDHQLNFVVYEMRDEIKLNLSSRKQKVKINSELLSVLEENEIHYKLN